Proteins co-encoded in one Ooceraea biroi isolate clonal line C1 chromosome 9, Obir_v5.4, whole genome shotgun sequence genomic window:
- the LOC105276210 gene encoding leukotriene A-4 hydrolase isoform X2, with amino-acid sequence MALSPGDPSSFANPEFAIVTHTHLELNVDFDQKILQGKAILDIERTSSAATEVILDSRELVISSATSDGSSLEHHIGADVEFGSKLVIQLPSAAGNNNTKCKIEIEYKTSPNATALKWLTAEQTAGGVHPYLFSQCQAIHARSMFPCQDTPSVKSTYSAKISVPRELTVVMSALLDGVSDLGSDKKVYEFRQPVPIPSYLVAIAVGALVAKQIGPRSKVWAEKEFIDQSAYEFGETETMLQIAEQLCGPYVWGMYDILVLPPSFAFGGMENPCLTFVTPTILAGDRSLANVIAHEISHSWTGNLVTNANFEHFWLNEGFTMFVERKINSRMFGEKMRHFEALHGIGCLREGIQTLGETNQLTNLVPNLAGVDPDDAFSIVPYEKGHTFLFYLEQLLGGSEVFEPFLKSYLDTFKYRSIKTDTWKDYLYKYFSDKIKLLNSVDWDTWLYKPGMPPVIPNYDKSLTNVCTELAKRWIEWKEISTSTFMKSDIDSLSPAQKVAFLTELHKSSVNLSLDKMQVMADTYQLDSIKNSEIRFIWLRLCIKNRWESKVDDALAFATEQGRMKYVRPIFRDLYEWEAMRQRAIDIYLSKKNKMMYVTAHAVAKDLHLSD; translated from the exons atGGCTTTAAGTCCTGGAGATCCAAGTTCTTTCGCAAACCCAG aatTTGCAATTGTAACTCATACACATCTGGAGTTAAATGTCGACTTTGACCAAAAAATTCTTCAAGGCAAAGCGATATTGGATATAGAAAGAACATCTTCAGCAGCTACTGAAGTA ATTCTGGATAGTCGTGAACTTGTTATATCAAGCGCAACAAGTGATGGATCTTCCCTGGAGCATCACATTGGAGCTGATGTAGAATTTGGTAGCAAACTTGTAATCCAATTACCATCAGCTGctggaaataataatacaaa atgtAAAATTGAGATTGAGTATAAAACATCTCCAAATGCTACTGCATTGAAATGGCTGACAGCTGAGCAGACTGCTGGTGGTGTGCATCCTTATCTATTTTCACAATGTCag GCTATACATGCTAGATCCATGTTTCCCTGTCAAGATACACCATCTGTAAAGTCTACTTACTCTGCTAAG ATTTCTGTACCAAGGGAACTTACAGTTGTGATGTCTGCACTTTTGGATGGTGTGTCGGATCTGGGTAGTGACAAGAAAGTATATGAGTTCCGTCAGCCAGTACCAATACCATCTTATCTGGTGGCTATCGCAGTGGGTGCACTAGTAGCGAAACAGATTGGTCCAAGAAGCAAGGTGTGGGCCGAGAAAGAGTTTATCGATCAAAGCGCATATGAATTTGGGGAAACTGAAACGATGCTGCAGATCGCTGAGCAACTGTGTGGTCCTTATGTTTGGG GCATGTACGATATATTAGTGCTTCCACCGAGTTTTGCATTCGGTGGGATGGAAAATCCGTGTCTGACATTCGTCACGCCAACCATACTCGCCGGGGATCGTTCTCTGGCGAACGTGATCGCCCATGAAATTTCTCACAGCTGGACAGGAAATCTAGTTACGAACGCAAACTTTGAACATTTCTGGTTGAACGAAGGTTTCACCATGTTTGTCGAGAGGAAGATCAATTCGAGAATGTTCGGTGAAAAAATGAGACACTTTGAGGCACTGCATGGTATTGGATGTCTAAGAGAAGGG ATTCAAACTCTCGGTGAAACCAATCAGCTGACAAATTTAGTGCCGAATCTGGCCGGAGTCGATCCCGATGATGCGTTTTCGATTGTGCCTTACGAAAAAGGACATACATTCCTCTTTTATCTGGAGCAGCTGTTGGGCGGGTCAGAAGTGTTCGAGccatttttaaaatcttactTGGACACATTTAAGTACAGAAGCATAAAGACTGATACTTGGAAGGATtacttgtataaatatttctctgaTAAAATCAAG ttACTAAATTCTGTCGATTGGGACACGTGGCTGTACAAGCCAGGTATGCCGCCTGTGATACCAAATTACGACAAAAGCCTCACGAACGTGTGTACGGAATTGGCGAAGCGGTGGATAGAGTGGAAGGAGATTAGCACTTCGACTTTTATGAAGTCGGACATTGACAGTTTGTCTCCCGCTCAGAAAGTAGCCTTTTTAACCGAGTTGCATAAATCTTCTGTGAATCTGTCGCTTGACAAGATGCAAGTAATGGCAGATACTTATCAGTTGGACTCTATAAAGAATTCCGAAATACG GTTCATCTGGTTACGTTTATGTATCAAGAATCGATGGGAATCCAAGGTAGACGATGCTCTAGCTTTTGCTACCGAACAGGGACGCATGAAGTACGTACGTCCTATATTCCGAGACCTGTACGAATGGGAAGCGATGCGTCAGCGAGcaattgatatatatttaagcAAGAAGAATAAGATGATGTATGTGACCGCACATGCTGTGGCCAAGGATCTTCATCTAAGTGATTAA
- the LOC105276210 gene encoding leukotriene A-4 hydrolase isoform X1 yields the protein MHEKYTRKGGEGKSGTDVYRRKYFYVSWRRKRYVIKFISLSGQCSDIKASCLKVFVKAIKIIIKMALSPGDPSSFANPEFAIVTHTHLELNVDFDQKILQGKAILDIERTSSAATEVILDSRELVISSATSDGSSLEHHIGADVEFGSKLVIQLPSAAGNNNTKCKIEIEYKTSPNATALKWLTAEQTAGGVHPYLFSQCQAIHARSMFPCQDTPSVKSTYSAKISVPRELTVVMSALLDGVSDLGSDKKVYEFRQPVPIPSYLVAIAVGALVAKQIGPRSKVWAEKEFIDQSAYEFGETETMLQIAEQLCGPYVWGMYDILVLPPSFAFGGMENPCLTFVTPTILAGDRSLANVIAHEISHSWTGNLVTNANFEHFWLNEGFTMFVERKINSRMFGEKMRHFEALHGIGCLREGIQTLGETNQLTNLVPNLAGVDPDDAFSIVPYEKGHTFLFYLEQLLGGSEVFEPFLKSYLDTFKYRSIKTDTWKDYLYKYFSDKIKLLNSVDWDTWLYKPGMPPVIPNYDKSLTNVCTELAKRWIEWKEISTSTFMKSDIDSLSPAQKVAFLTELHKSSVNLSLDKMQVMADTYQLDSIKNSEIRFIWLRLCIKNRWESKVDDALAFATEQGRMKYVRPIFRDLYEWEAMRQRAIDIYLSKKNKMMYVTAHAVAKDLHLSD from the exons ATGCACGAAAAATACACTC GGAAGGGGGGAGAAGGAAAAAGTGGTACCGATGTATACCGAAGGAAGTACTTCTATGTAAGTTGGAGAAGGAAAAGATATGTTATCAAATTTATCTCATTAAGTGGCCAGTGTAGCGATATAAAAGCCAGCTGTCTCAAAGTATTTGTCAAAGCtattaaaatcataattaaaatGGCTTTAAGTCCTGGAGATCCAAGTTCTTTCGCAAACCCAG aatTTGCAATTGTAACTCATACACATCTGGAGTTAAATGTCGACTTTGACCAAAAAATTCTTCAAGGCAAAGCGATATTGGATATAGAAAGAACATCTTCAGCAGCTACTGAAGTA ATTCTGGATAGTCGTGAACTTGTTATATCAAGCGCAACAAGTGATGGATCTTCCCTGGAGCATCACATTGGAGCTGATGTAGAATTTGGTAGCAAACTTGTAATCCAATTACCATCAGCTGctggaaataataatacaaa atgtAAAATTGAGATTGAGTATAAAACATCTCCAAATGCTACTGCATTGAAATGGCTGACAGCTGAGCAGACTGCTGGTGGTGTGCATCCTTATCTATTTTCACAATGTCag GCTATACATGCTAGATCCATGTTTCCCTGTCAAGATACACCATCTGTAAAGTCTACTTACTCTGCTAAG ATTTCTGTACCAAGGGAACTTACAGTTGTGATGTCTGCACTTTTGGATGGTGTGTCGGATCTGGGTAGTGACAAGAAAGTATATGAGTTCCGTCAGCCAGTACCAATACCATCTTATCTGGTGGCTATCGCAGTGGGTGCACTAGTAGCGAAACAGATTGGTCCAAGAAGCAAGGTGTGGGCCGAGAAAGAGTTTATCGATCAAAGCGCATATGAATTTGGGGAAACTGAAACGATGCTGCAGATCGCTGAGCAACTGTGTGGTCCTTATGTTTGGG GCATGTACGATATATTAGTGCTTCCACCGAGTTTTGCATTCGGTGGGATGGAAAATCCGTGTCTGACATTCGTCACGCCAACCATACTCGCCGGGGATCGTTCTCTGGCGAACGTGATCGCCCATGAAATTTCTCACAGCTGGACAGGAAATCTAGTTACGAACGCAAACTTTGAACATTTCTGGTTGAACGAAGGTTTCACCATGTTTGTCGAGAGGAAGATCAATTCGAGAATGTTCGGTGAAAAAATGAGACACTTTGAGGCACTGCATGGTATTGGATGTCTAAGAGAAGGG ATTCAAACTCTCGGTGAAACCAATCAGCTGACAAATTTAGTGCCGAATCTGGCCGGAGTCGATCCCGATGATGCGTTTTCGATTGTGCCTTACGAAAAAGGACATACATTCCTCTTTTATCTGGAGCAGCTGTTGGGCGGGTCAGAAGTGTTCGAGccatttttaaaatcttactTGGACACATTTAAGTACAGAAGCATAAAGACTGATACTTGGAAGGATtacttgtataaatatttctctgaTAAAATCAAG ttACTAAATTCTGTCGATTGGGACACGTGGCTGTACAAGCCAGGTATGCCGCCTGTGATACCAAATTACGACAAAAGCCTCACGAACGTGTGTACGGAATTGGCGAAGCGGTGGATAGAGTGGAAGGAGATTAGCACTTCGACTTTTATGAAGTCGGACATTGACAGTTTGTCTCCCGCTCAGAAAGTAGCCTTTTTAACCGAGTTGCATAAATCTTCTGTGAATCTGTCGCTTGACAAGATGCAAGTAATGGCAGATACTTATCAGTTGGACTCTATAAAGAATTCCGAAATACG GTTCATCTGGTTACGTTTATGTATCAAGAATCGATGGGAATCCAAGGTAGACGATGCTCTAGCTTTTGCTACCGAACAGGGACGCATGAAGTACGTACGTCCTATATTCCGAGACCTGTACGAATGGGAAGCGATGCGTCAGCGAGcaattgatatatatttaagcAAGAAGAATAAGATGATGTATGTGACCGCACATGCTGTGGCCAAGGATCTTCATCTAAGTGATTAA
- the LOC113561409 gene encoding eukaryotic translation initiation factor 3 subunit C-like, whose protein sequence is MSRFFATGSDSESESASEEEQVQRAPATAFTFSDDEEETKRVVRSTKEKRYEEIANLIKLIRNYKKIKDMSSMLSSFEDLMRAYQKALPVVTKEELGQTPRFYIRCLVEMEDFINEVWEDRDGRKNMSKNNSKSLSTIRQKLRKYNKDFEEDISKFRENPDQDDDEEEEKAEEVIESEEEEDSAVAFKKAGSEASEPDVAKFKKGVTDGEEGSESESDWGSDSDSESTSSDDEGQYQNIRERFIKKASTQEEDEDKTKRKEQRKERKEKERKKKRDEDDGEGEWETVKGGVAIPSEKPKMFAKDAEINIGAVLKKLSEIIAARGKKRTDRREQIELLHELQSIADAHTLGPAVAVKIKFSIVSSIFDYNPKVSDAMKPEYWAKILERITEMLNMLLNNTDMVIAETITEEMEEFETPPYKMHGCVLTLVERLDEEFIKLLKECDPHSNEYVERLKDEKQVAAIIDKVQEYLERQGTVSELCRVYLRKVEHLYYKFDSNVLKQKEGELESDAITSVQIMEKLCKYVYAHDNTDRLRTRAILSHIYHHALHDNWFHARDLILMSHLQETIQHSDPATQILYNRTIAHLGLCAFRHANIKDAHNCLVDLMVTGKVKELLAQGLLPQRQHERSKEQEKIEKQRQMPFHMHINLELLECVYLVSAMLIEIPYMAAHEFDARRRMISKTFYQQLRSSERQSLVGPPESMREHVVAAAKAMRNGNWSACNNFIINEKMNAKVWDLFYQASKVREMLTRLIKEESLRTYLFTYSHVYDSISMPKLADMFQLKRPIVHSIISKMIINEELMASLDDPTGTVVMHRSEPSRLQSLAVQLTDKVNNFVDSNERIFEMKQGNFFSRGNQGNFRDRQNYGRQGQDWGRQRRDRDRDRDRNREESRNY, encoded by the exons ATGAGTCGTTTCTTTGCAACTGGTTCGGATTCCGAATCCGAAAGCGCATCTGAGGAGGAGCAGGTGCAAAGAGCGCCAGCGACAGCTTTTact TTTAGCGATGATGAAGAGGAAACAAAACGAGTTGTACGCTCCACCAAGGAGAAGAGATATGAAGAGATTGCTAATCTTATAAAGCTCATTAGGAACtacaagaaaattaaagatatgaGCAGTATGCTGTCCA gTTTTGAAGATCTGATGCGCGCTTACCAAAAAGCCCTACCTGTCGTTACAAAGGAGGAACTCGGACAAACCCCACGATTCTACATTCGATGTTTAGTAGAAATGGAGGACTTTATTAACGAAGTATGGGAAGATCGTGATGGACGCAAAAATATgtcgaaaaataattccaaATCCCTTTCAACAATACGTCAAAAGTTACGTAAATATAACAAGGATTTTGAAGAAGACATAAGCAAATTTAGAGAGAATCCCGATCAAGATGAcgatgaagaggaagagaaag CTGAAGAAGTTATAGAAtctgaagaagaagaggatagCGCTGTAGCTTTCAAGAAGGCAGGCTCAGAGGCTAGTGAACCTGATGTGGCCAAGTTTAAG AAAGGGGTAACTGATGGCGAAGAGGGTAGCGAAAGCGAATCTGACTGGGGTAGCGATTCTGACAGCGAAAGTACCAGTAGCGACGATGAAGGCCAATATCAGAATATCCGCGAACGTTTCATCAAAAA AGCTTCGACgcaggaggaggacgaggacaaaacaaaaagaaaggaacAGCGAAAGGAACGTAAGGAGAAGGAACGTAAAAAGAAACGCGATGAAGATGACGGCGAAGGCGAATGGGAGACCGTCAAAGGTGGCGTGGCTATTCCATCCGAGAAGCCAAAGATGTTCGCCAAGGATGCCGAGATCAATATCGGCGCGGTGCTGAAGAAACTCTCCGAGATAATAGCAGCTCGCGGCAAAAAGCGCACTGATAGACGAGAGCAAATAGAGCTCCTGCACGAGTTGCAATCGATAGCCGATGCGCACACTCTCGGTCCGGCAGTAGCtgtaaaaattaagttttccaTCGTCTCTTCCATATTTGACTACAATCCCAAAGTTTCCGACGCTATGAAACCTGAATATTGGGCCAA AATTTTGGAGCGGATTACCGAGATGCTGAACATGTTACTGAACAACACGGATATGGTAATAGCGGAAACAATCACGGAAGAAATGGAAGAGTTCGAGACGCCACCTTACAAGATGCATGGCTGCGTATTGACGTTGGTGGAGCGTCTCGACGAGGAGTTTATAAAATTGCTGAAGGAGTGTGATCCACACAGCAACGAATATGTAGAGAG ATTGAAAGATGAGAAGCAAGTAGCTGCCATAATTGATAAAGTGCAAGAATATTTGGAGAGACAAGGCACTGTATCCGAACTTTGTCGCGTCTATCTGCGCAAAGTCGAGCACctgtattacaaatttgattCAAACGTGCTGAAACAAAAGGAG GGTGAACTGGAATCAGACGCAATCACATCCGTGCAAATCATGGAGAAATTGTGCAAATACGTATACGCTCATGATAATACTGATCGGCTGAGAACTCGTGCGATTCTTTCGCACATCTATCACCATGCCCTTCACGATAATTGGTTCCACGCTCGCGACTTGATTCTGATGTCACATCTGCAGGAAACTATACAGCATTCCGATCCAGCCACACAG ATTCTGTACAATCGTACGATCGCTCATTTGGGATTATGTGCATTCCGTCACGCGAATATCAAGGATGCCCACAACTGCTTGGTCGACTTAATGGTTACAGGCAAAGTGAAGGAACTTCTTGCACAAGGTCTGCTTCCACAGCGCCAGCACGAGCGCAGCAAAGAGCAGGAGAAAATCGAGAAACAGAGGCAAATGCCTTTCCACATGCATATTAATCTGGAACTGCTTGAATGCGTATATCTCGTCTCAGCAATGCTTATCGAGATTCCTTATATGGctg CTCACGAATTTGACGCGAGGAGAAGAATGATTTCCAAGACGTTCTATCAGCAGTTGAGATCGAGCGAACGTCAGTCGTTGGTCGGACCGCCAGAATCCATGAGGGAGCACGTCGTTGCTGCCGCGAAGGCGATGCGCAATGGAAATTGGTCCGCTTGCAACAATTTCATCATAAATGAAAAGATGAATGCGAAG GTCTGGGACCTCTTTTATCAAGCAAGCAAGGTCCGAGAGATGCTCACCCGATTGATAAAGGAAGAATCGTTGAGAACTTACCTGTTCACGTACTCGCATGTCTACGATTCGATCTCGATGCCGAAACTCGCTGATATGTTCCAGTTGAAGCGGCCCATAGTCCATTCtattatcagcaaaatgatCATCAACGAAGAGCTCATG GCATCATTGGACGATCCGACTGGTACCGTTGTCATGCATCGTAGCGAGCCTAGCCGTCTACAGTCCTTAGCCGTGCAACTTACcgataaagtaaataatttcgTTGATTCGAACGAGCGTATCTTCGAAATGAAACAAG GCAACTTTTTCTCAAGAGGAAATCAGGGTAATTTCCGCGATCGTCAAAATTATGGTCGCCAAGGACAGGATTGGGGACGGCAGAGGCGTGACcgtgatcgcgatcgcgatcgtaaTCGAGAAGAAAGccgaaattattaa
- the LOC105276213 gene encoding vacuolar protein sorting-associated protein 33B: MDITLNDKLSVFQQISQRKLVEILDSIPGSKDLIIEAKLMKILDSFVGVTVLKRYGVDKIYKLEDGLKPSNSQRIFLVSNNLIACKRVLDQVQSEISLIKPHVEPCHHLLVMPFVPAVLHNLVEEEGLSGLVTLRMLSLEFIRLDGNILSLEIPLFIDLYYHKDTSLLRALARNLWSLQLILGSPRLSLFLGKHSQQVSKLMESMEQCLGSSSLENEIGALIVMDRSFDLTSTLLTPVTYAGLLNEVVEVNIGTAVLGDSQTKLDPNKDQIYSEVRDIPCSDVFPILHGKAKSLKSEQEAIQAMKLVEMERYVSTILQKTRDTKQKLAFHISACQTIADTLGSEFQALQAIEKSMLDCKDRKECLSYIERNIDEHAIRCLRLLCLLSITTDGITQNELQNIQKVHLHTHGYQHIPLFYKLHTVGLLKYRTENILHKLPNWSSEWNSNAQRLKMLPNYSKRSDQNGRTCPSYVFNNSYIPAIAQLLNIVSNQEKDPRSFEDLTNLPDCVINGQRGALSPKMVVICVIGGITCSEIAACRLIEKSMGIRLVLTSDTILTGNKLIQRIQEI; the protein is encoded by the exons ATGGATATCACATTGAATGACAAACTGAGTGTTTTCCAGCAAATAAGTCAACGGAAGCTTGTGGAGATACTAGACAGTATTCCAGGTTCAAAGGACTTGATAATAGAAGCAAAACTGATGAAAATACTGGACAGCTTTGTAGGAGTAACCgtattaaa GCGATATGGAGTGGATAAGATTTATAAATTGGAGGATGGGCTGAAACCATCGAACAGCCAACGTATATTCTTGGTATCTAATAATCTAATTGCGTGCAAGAGAGTTCTGGATCAAGTGCAATCAGAAATATCTCTCATTAAGCCACATGTTGAACCATGTCATCATTTGTTAGTTATGCCATTTGTTCCAGCCGTGTTGCACAATCTAGTTGAAGAAGAAG GTTTGTCTGGACTAGTCACGCTACGAATGTTGTCTCTAGAATTCATAAGGCTGGATGGGAATATTTTGTCTTTGGAAATTCCATTGTTTATTGATCTCTACTACCATAAAGATACCAGCCTATTACGGGCGTTAGCACGCAACTTGTGGTCATTGCAGCTGATACTCGGCTCACCGAGGCTCTCGCTCTTCCTTGGTAAGCACAGCCAGCAAGTGAGTAAACTGATGGAATCGATGGAACAATGTCTGGGCTCATCCAGTCTGGAAAACGAGATCGGTGCACTGATCGTGATGGACAGAAGCTTTGATTTGACTTCGACACTCTTGACGCCTGTGACATATGCGGGTTTATTGAACGAAGTCGTCGAGGTGAACATCGGCACGGCAGTTTTGGGAGACTCGCAGACCAAATTAGATCCGAATAAAGATCAGATCTATAGTGAAGTAAGGGACATACCTTGCAGCGATGTATTTCCGATCTTGCACGGAAAGGCCAAGTCACTCAAAT CCGAACAGGAGGCTATACAAGCAATGAAGCTGGTTGAAATGGAGAGATACGTGTCAACGATACTGCAAAAGACCAGAGATACAAAGCAGAAATTAGCTTTCCATATATCTGCCTGTCAAACTATCGCAGACACCCTGGGCTCCGAGTTTCAAGCCCTACAGGCAATCGAGAAGTCGATGCTCGATTGCAAGGACAGGAAGGAATGCTTGAGCTATATTGAGAGAAACATAG ATGAGCATGCGATACGATGTCTGCGTCTTCTATGCCTGTTATCCATCACCACCGATGGTATCACGCAGAACGAACTACAAAATATCCAAAAGGTGCACCTCCACACTCATGGTTATCAGCATATTCCCTTGTTTTACAAGTTGCACACTGTTGGCTTGTTAAAATACAGAACCGAAAATATCTTGCACAAGCTGCCGAACTGGAGCAGCGAATGGAACAGCAACGCACAAAGATTGAAAATGTTACCTAATTATTCCAAACGATCTGATCAGAACGGCCGTACCTGTCCCAGTTACGTGTTCAACAATTCTTATATACCAGCCATA GCACAGCTATTGAATATCGTATCGAATCAAGAGAAAGATCCACGTAGCTTCGAAGACTTGACGAATTTACCGGACTGCGTCATAAATGGCCAAAGAGGCGCCTTATCACCGAAGATGGTCGTGATCTGTGTGATAGGTGGTATCACGTGTTCAGAAATTGCGGCGTGCCGGCTGATAGAGAA